A genomic segment from uncultured Marinifilum sp. encodes:
- a CDS encoding YigZ family protein, whose translation MCTDTYKTIAEISEGLYKEKGSKFIAYAYPVSSEEEIKEHIAKLKKEYYDARHHCYAYMLGANKKTFRANDDGEPSSTAGKPILGQILSKDLTNILIVVIRYFGGTKLGVSGLIHAYKTAAADTINKAKILDKTVNDVYDINFDYLVMNDIMKIIKDEQPEQLKQDFNLTCKITLSIRQSEVHRIIDKFNKITSVKTNFIKTI comes from the coding sequence ATGTGTACAGATACTTACAAAACCATTGCCGAAATATCTGAAGGCTTATACAAAGAAAAAGGCAGCAAATTTATTGCCTATGCCTACCCTGTTAGCAGCGAAGAAGAAATTAAGGAACATATCGCAAAGCTAAAAAAAGAATATTACGACGCACGTCATCATTGCTATGCATATATGCTTGGTGCCAATAAAAAAACATTCCGTGCCAACGATGATGGAGAACCTTCTTCAACCGCAGGAAAACCAATATTAGGACAAATTCTCTCCAAAGATTTAACTAACATATTAATTGTTGTAATTCGCTATTTTGGCGGAACAAAACTAGGAGTTAGTGGTTTAATTCATGCTTATAAAACTGCTGCCGCAGATACCATTAACAAGGCCAAAATTTTGGATAAAACAGTTAACGATGTTTATGATATTAATTTCGATTATCTGGTTATGAACGATATTATGAAAATAATTAAAGATGAACAACCAGAACAATTAAAACAGGATTTTAATTTAACATGTAAAATTACACTTAGTATCCGACAAAGCGAAGTTCATAGGATTATTGATAAATTTAATAAAATTACAAGTGTAAAAACCAACTTTATAAAAACAATATAA
- a CDS encoding DMT family transporter has product MLNLLFAILSSAGIFISFKYLEKFKVDILLAIIINYLTASLCGYFLSNTKLNLENIIHQEWFTLSLVIGVLFICVFFIIGRSTQKAGISVTTLASKMSFILPMIFSIAYYNEHISIQKLIGFILAISAVLLSIYKGKSASVNRKYIWLPIVLFFGAGLVDSLVKFAQQEHLSSGGKEMFSTFLFAIAAIAGFIVILIRKEKLSKLIQPKVLIGGCILGLVNFGSLYFLIASLNNSGFDSSVVFSIINIGIVSLSVLIGIGIFKEKLNKINILGIVLAFIAIFILTN; this is encoded by the coding sequence ATGCTTAACTTACTTTTCGCAATATTATCATCGGCCGGAATATTTATTAGCTTTAAATATCTCGAAAAATTTAAGGTTGACATTCTTCTCGCCATAATTATTAATTACCTAACAGCCTCGCTTTGCGGATATTTCTTATCCAACACCAAACTAAATCTTGAAAATATAATTCATCAGGAATGGTTTACACTATCACTTGTAATTGGTGTTTTATTTATATGTGTATTCTTTATTATTGGCCGATCTACACAAAAAGCAGGAATATCTGTTACAACATTGGCAAGCAAAATGTCTTTTATATTGCCAATGATATTTTCCATAGCCTACTATAATGAGCACATAAGTATTCAAAAATTAATTGGTTTTATACTAGCTATTAGTGCTGTACTGTTAAGTATATACAAAGGAAAATCAGCAAGTGTTAATCGCAAATACATCTGGCTCCCTATCGTATTATTTTTTGGTGCAGGATTGGTAGATTCACTTGTAAAATTTGCACAGCAGGAACATTTAAGCTCAGGAGGTAAAGAAATGTTTTCTACTTTTCTTTTTGCAATTGCTGCAATAGCCGGTTTCATAGTTATACTAATTCGAAAAGAGAAATTATCCAAATTAATTCAGCCAAAAGTACTAATTGGAGGTTGCATATTAGGATTGGTTAATTTTGGATCTTTATATTTTCTTATTGCATCATTAAATAATTCAGGCTTCGATAGTTCTGTTGTTTTTAGTATCATAAATATTGGTATTGTTTCGCTTTCGGTTCTAATAGGAATAGGAATATTTAAAGAAAAGCTAAACAAAATAAACATATTGGGAATTGTACTGGCATTTATTGCTATTTTTATACTTACAAATTAA
- the dnaA gene encoding chromosomal replication initiator protein DnaA — protein MNNNHFQVWNNCLAVIKDNISPISFKTWFEPIVPLNLENQILTLQVPSHFFYEYLEEQYIDILRKTLRKEIGNSAKLEYNVVMENNHIENSKPVSVVVPGNNGTNTRNRPINMPSDKEEQTIRNPFVIPGIKKLHIDSQLNPDYSFNNFIEGECNRLARSAGVAVAENPGGTAFNPLVLYGDSGLGKTHLAQAIGLKTKEIYQDKTVLYVSANKFQTQFTEAIRNNNKNDFLHFYQMIDVLIIDDIQELAGKEKTQTTFFHIFNHLHQSGKQLILTSDKAPIELKGMENRLLSRFKWGLSADLQNPDYETRVRILQQKAYKDGIVLDNEVIEYIASNVTNNVRELEGALISLLAQSTLNKKELNLELAMSIIDKLVKNTKRELSIDYIQKVVCDHFSLPIDVLQAKTRKREIVQARQIAMYFSKTLTKASLASIGSQIGNKDHATVLHACKTVNNLMDTDRGFKTQIDEIDKKLKM, from the coding sequence ATGAATAATAATCACTTCCAGGTTTGGAATAATTGCTTGGCTGTAATAAAAGACAATATTTCTCCAATAAGCTTCAAAACATGGTTCGAGCCCATCGTACCTTTGAACTTGGAGAATCAGATCTTAACATTACAAGTTCCAAGTCACTTTTTTTATGAGTATCTGGAGGAGCAATACATTGATATCCTGAGAAAAACGCTGCGCAAAGAAATTGGCAATAGCGCTAAACTGGAATACAATGTAGTGATGGAAAACAATCACATTGAAAATTCAAAACCTGTTTCGGTAGTTGTTCCTGGAAATAATGGAACAAATACAAGAAATCGTCCAATAAACATGCCTTCAGATAAAGAAGAGCAAACGATTCGAAATCCTTTCGTAATTCCAGGGATAAAAAAATTACACATCGATTCTCAGCTAAATCCCGATTACTCTTTCAATAACTTTATTGAAGGTGAATGTAACAGATTAGCACGATCAGCAGGTGTTGCTGTTGCCGAAAATCCTGGAGGTACTGCTTTTAATCCATTAGTATTATATGGAGATTCTGGATTAGGAAAAACTCACCTTGCCCAAGCAATTGGTCTTAAAACCAAGGAGATATATCAGGACAAAACAGTACTTTATGTAAGTGCAAATAAATTTCAGACTCAATTTACCGAGGCTATACGTAATAATAATAAGAACGATTTTCTTCACTTTTATCAAATGATTGATGTCTTAATTATTGATGACATTCAAGAATTAGCGGGTAAAGAAAAAACACAAACTACATTTTTCCATATTTTTAATCACCTTCACCAATCAGGTAAGCAGCTTATTCTAACATCCGATAAAGCTCCTATCGAATTAAAGGGAATGGAAAATCGTTTGTTATCACGATTTAAATGGGGACTTTCTGCTGATCTTCAAAATCCTGACTATGAAACAAGAGTTAGAATTTTGCAACAAAAAGCCTATAAAGATGGTATTGTTCTTGATAATGAGGTCATTGAATACATTGCTAGTAATGTTACCAATAATGTAAGAGAGCTGGAAGGTGCTTTAATTAGCCTATTAGCTCAATCCACTCTTAACAAAAAAGAGCTGAACTTAGAATTGGCAATGAGTATTATCGATAAGTTAGTGAAAAATACAAAACGCGAACTTTCTATCGATTATATACAAAAAGTGGTATGCGATCATTTCTCATTACCAATTGATGTATTACAAGCAAAAACAAGAAAGAGAGAAATTGTACAAGCTCGTCAAATTGCTATGTACTTTTCAAAAACATTAACCAAAGCTTCTTTGGCTTCTATTGGATCACAAATTGGAAACAAAGATCATGCAACAGTTTTGCATGCATGTAAAACTGTAAACAATTTAATGGATACAGATAGAGGATTTAAAACCCAAATAGACGAAATAGACAAAAAATTAAAAATGTAG
- a CDS encoding MlaD family protein translates to MKFSKDTIIGLVVVGTIVILIWGINFLKGFNMLSSEKIFCAKYERVDGLKNSSPVTLRGFKIGQIKSISFSDAIGSSLIVKFSISDEFQIPSNTEARIISSDIMGSKEIKLILGNSKKMLQSGDTLTGNIEGDLKEQVSMQMLPLKRKAENLMSSVDSVLSVIQYIFNKDTRENLTKSFSSIEQTFKKLENTSGTLDTIVSSQKTHMENIISNVDSITGNLKNNNKNISNILSNFSSISDSLSAADITQTINNAKLALQQSNEIIEKINSGKGSMGMLVNNDTLYMNLEAASNSLTNLLIDLKNNPKKYMHFSLFDTGKTVYMNSDKTKRKKEKEEKIVYQVQIMSVDKQIPLQHASFKGYKNVNEVYYNGRYKYTVGNTKNYKEIIRKLKKIKLDFPDAYIIKITPEN, encoded by the coding sequence ATGAAATTCTCAAAAGATACCATTATAGGCCTAGTAGTTGTAGGAACAATTGTAATTCTTATATGGGGAATCAATTTTCTTAAAGGATTTAATATGTTATCCTCGGAAAAAATATTTTGTGCTAAGTACGAAAGAGTTGATGGCCTTAAAAACTCAAGTCCTGTTACCTTGCGTGGATTTAAAATAGGGCAAATAAAATCAATCAGCTTTAGCGATGCCATAGGCTCAAGCTTAATTGTTAAATTTAGTATTTCAGACGAGTTTCAAATCCCCTCAAATACCGAAGCAAGAATTATTAGCTCCGATATTATGGGATCGAAAGAAATTAAGCTAATTCTGGGGAATTCTAAAAAAATGCTTCAATCGGGCGATACATTAACGGGAAATATTGAAGGCGATTTAAAAGAACAAGTTAGTATGCAAATGCTACCTTTAAAAAGAAAAGCCGAAAATTTAATGTCGAGTGTAGACTCTGTACTTTCAGTTATTCAATATATTTTTAATAAAGATACCCGCGAAAATTTAACTAAAAGTTTTAGTAGTATCGAACAAACATTTAAAAAGCTGGAAAATACTTCGGGTACGCTTGATACAATTGTAAGCAGCCAGAAAACACATATGGAAAACATTATCTCTAATGTAGATTCTATTACAGGTAATCTTAAAAATAATAATAAGAATATTAGCAATATACTTTCCAATTTTTCATCAATTAGCGATTCATTATCGGCAGCAGATATTACTCAAACTATAAATAATGCAAAATTGGCCCTACAGCAAAGCAACGAGATTATAGAAAAGATTAATTCCGGAAAAGGATCAATGGGGATGTTAGTGAATAATGATACTTTATATATGAATTTGGAAGCAGCTTCGAATAGTTTAACAAACCTGTTAATCGATTTAAAAAATAATCCTAAAAAATATATGCATTTCTCTTTATTCGATACTGGAAAAACTGTTTACATGAATTCCGACAAAACGAAAAGAAAAAAAGAAAAAGAAGAGAAAATTGTATATCAGGTTCAAATCATGTCTGTTGATAAACAAATTCCACTACAACATGCATCATTTAAAGGATATAAAAATGTAAATGAGGTATATTATAATGGTAGATATAAATATACAGTTGGCAATACAAAAAATTATAAAGAGATTATACGAAAACTCAAAAAAATTAAGCTCGATTTTCCAGATGCCTACATTATTAAAATAACACCCGAGAATTAG
- a CDS encoding N-acetylmuramoyl-L-alanine amidase, translated as MNIIIYKTLQSLINRSSIGLCLTFALLIFGSTCFAQNNSYSLKTVVIDAGHGGKDPGALGKSSQEKDIVLNISLKLGTYIEKYFPDVDVIYTRKTDVFIPLKRRSEIANQYKADLFISIHANANNNSKIRGTETYTLGLHKTQENLEVAMKENSVIEYEEDYSTKYEGFDPKNPASYIIFNMMQGVNRDKSISLAELTEHQFKTRVGRHSRGVREAGFWVLKQVSMPSILVEVGFVSNPTEEKYLKTKQGQDYLASAIFRAFRDYKNKLEQSSVLLSKEGTINTKKETPDSLTNKTKEKSTITNKPVLEYCVQLKSSTKKIPLTSKVFKNIPNVKERKVNNIYKYTVGSTSNYQKIIEVQKVIRKKIKDCFVVAFYNGQRISLSKAKKLKKT; from the coding sequence ATGAACATTATTATTTACAAAACTCTACAATCTCTAATTAATAGATCATCAATAGGTTTATGCCTAACATTCGCTTTATTAATTTTTGGGAGCACTTGCTTTGCTCAAAATAATTCTTACAGTTTAAAAACAGTTGTAATTGATGCCGGACATGGTGGAAAAGATCCAGGTGCTTTAGGAAAAAGTTCCCAGGAAAAAGATATCGTACTAAATATATCACTTAAACTAGGTACATATATCGAAAAATACTTTCCTGATGTAGATGTTATTTATACACGCAAAACAGATGTATTTATTCCTCTGAAAAGAAGATCGGAAATTGCCAATCAGTACAAAGCTGATTTATTTATTTCAATACATGCCAATGCCAATAACAACTCAAAAATCAGAGGAACAGAAACCTACACTCTTGGATTACATAAAACACAAGAAAACCTCGAAGTTGCAATGAAAGAAAATTCTGTAATTGAATATGAGGAAGATTACAGCACAAAATATGAAGGATTCGACCCTAAAAATCCAGCTTCTTATATTATATTTAATATGATGCAAGGAGTAAACAGAGACAAAAGCATTAGCTTAGCAGAGCTAACCGAGCATCAGTTTAAAACAAGAGTTGGCCGACATTCTCGAGGAGTACGAGAAGCTGGTTTTTGGGTACTTAAACAGGTAAGCATGCCCTCTATTTTAGTTGAGGTGGGATTTGTATCTAATCCTACCGAAGAAAAATATCTTAAAACAAAACAAGGTCAGGATTATTTGGCCAGCGCTATTTTTAGAGCATTTAGAGACTATAAAAACAAATTAGAACAATCGAGCGTTCTGCTTTCTAAAGAGGGAACAATAAATACAAAAAAGGAAACGCCAGATTCTCTTACGAATAAAACAAAAGAAAAATCAACAATTACAAACAAGCCTGTATTAGAATACTGTGTTCAATTAAAATCATCAACAAAAAAAATTCCACTTACATCAAAAGTCTTTAAAAACATACCCAATGTAAAGGAACGAAAAGTAAACAATATTTATAAATACACTGTAGGATCAACCTCTAATTATCAGAAAATAATAGAAGTTCAGAAAGTAATCAGAAAAAAAATTAAAGATTGTTTTGTTGTTGCCTTTTACAATGGACAACGAATTTCTCTATCAAAAGCAAAGAAACTTAAAAAAACATGA
- a CDS encoding putative LPS assembly protein LptD gives MKLLQKVFILFVGAIIPLNIFAFENNNHNSTGKLIRNFNFVSSDTLKANKLVLQTDSIELAKTDSLQSDSTAKKKPLFETKVEYNCDDTIIFSLTGQSVFLTKNAFVKYGETELKAYYIELDLEKKEAYAYGIQDTTGKYIFTPEFKDGSEEFNCKELKYNFDTGKGLVNEVITEQEGGYVHSEITKKIDDKTFYLRNGKYTTCDHEHPHYYVRMTKAKMIKDDKIISGPLHLVIEDVPLPLGLPFAMFPFTSSYSSGIIMPSYGEEENRGFNLRGGGYYWAINDYVDLAIKGDIFSNGSWGTYLESKYKTRYRYSGTLSTEYHFNKYGDKGLDDYYETTDFAIRWNHSQDSKANPYRTFSASVNVSTSNNDRNNSTSIQEITNNQKQSSISYSKKWADSPFSLNASLRHSQNSRDTTIALTLPSMSLSMTQIYPFRAKGKSTNLRWYDKVGISYSSKLENRINTKESELMSSSIQKDWTNGYQHSIPITTNFKLTKDLTLSPTLNYQGVLYSKSIRKTWDPDADGGDGDVQVDTIQGFKYAHNYSTSASLSLSPKIYGMYTFKEDSKIAAIRHVMTPSVSISYTPEIGIPRSKYYKTYYNENTETEVEYSIFEGALYGTPSGAQESGSVSFSLDNNIEAKLRTANDTTGLEDMKKVKILESLKFSTSYNMFADSLNWSTIRMTGRTSLFNKKLDLNFNGSIDPYKINEYNQKINKFGPRLTNASIDLGFSLSSKDLNPNTKGKGDDEEKEPAKWRDPRYVDFDIPWSFSIDYGWTYSKPTSTKTINQNLGLTGQITLTPKWAVSFSTGYDFTDKEVTATQFTITRDLHCWEMRFNTIPFGTYQSYNFMINVKSSILQDLKYEKKQSWQDVQF, from the coding sequence TTGAAATTACTACAAAAGGTTTTTATTCTTTTCGTTGGAGCAATTATTCCATTGAACATATTTGCTTTTGAGAATAATAACCATAACTCTACCGGCAAATTAATAAGGAATTTTAATTTTGTGTCTTCCGATACTTTGAAGGCAAATAAGCTTGTGTTGCAGACCGATAGTATAGAGCTGGCTAAAACAGATTCTTTACAGTCAGATTCTACAGCTAAGAAAAAGCCATTGTTCGAAACAAAAGTTGAGTACAATTGCGACGACACAATTATTTTTTCCTTAACAGGTCAAAGTGTGTTTTTAACAAAAAATGCATTTGTAAAATATGGAGAAACCGAATTAAAGGCATATTATATTGAGCTTGATCTTGAAAAAAAGGAAGCTTATGCTTACGGTATACAAGATACTACTGGCAAGTATATTTTTACACCCGAGTTTAAGGATGGATCGGAAGAGTTTAATTGTAAGGAGTTAAAATATAATTTCGATACCGGTAAAGGTTTGGTAAACGAAGTTATAACCGAACAGGAAGGTGGATATGTACATTCCGAAATCACAAAGAAAATTGATGATAAAACCTTTTACCTGCGCAATGGAAAATATACCACTTGCGATCATGAACATCCTCATTACTATGTTAGAATGACTAAGGCAAAAATGATTAAGGATGATAAAATTATTTCAGGGCCTTTACATTTAGTTATAGAAGATGTGCCTTTGCCTTTGGGTTTGCCTTTTGCTATGTTTCCTTTTACTTCTTCGTATTCGTCGGGTATTATAATGCCTAGTTACGGAGAAGAAGAAAATAGGGGTTTTAACCTACGTGGTGGAGGTTATTACTGGGCAATTAATGATTATGTGGATTTGGCTATAAAAGGTGATATTTTCTCTAATGGTTCGTGGGGTACTTATCTCGAATCAAAATACAAAACAAGGTACAGATATAGTGGTACTTTGTCAACCGAATATCACTTTAATAAGTATGGTGATAAAGGACTTGATGATTATTATGAGACTACCGATTTTGCAATTCGATGGAATCATTCTCAGGATTCTAAAGCAAATCCATACAGAACTTTTTCTGCCTCGGTAAATGTGTCTACTTCTAATAATGATAGAAACAATTCAACATCTATTCAGGAGATTACAAATAATCAGAAACAGTCGAGTATCTCATATAGTAAAAAATGGGCCGATAGTCCGTTTAGTTTAAATGCGAGTTTGCGTCATTCACAAAATAGTAGAGATACAACAATTGCTCTTACTTTACCAAGTATGTCTTTAAGTATGACACAGATTTATCCTTTTAGAGCAAAAGGGAAAAGTACAAATTTACGCTGGTACGATAAGGTAGGAATTAGTTATTCTTCTAAACTGGAGAATAGAATTAACACAAAAGAGAGTGAGTTAATGAGTTCTTCTATTCAGAAAGACTGGACAAATGGTTATCAACATAGTATTCCAATAACAACAAATTTTAAGTTAACAAAAGATTTAACTTTATCGCCAACATTAAATTATCAGGGTGTTCTTTACTCAAAATCAATTAGAAAAACCTGGGATCCTGATGCCGATGGAGGTGACGGAGATGTACAGGTTGATACAATTCAAGGATTTAAGTATGCACATAACTATTCAACAAGTGCGTCTTTATCTTTAAGCCCTAAGATTTACGGGATGTATACTTTTAAGGAAGATTCTAAAATTGCTGCAATTCGCCATGTAATGACTCCTTCGGTAAGTATTAGTTATACTCCCGAAATTGGAATTCCCAGAAGCAAATATTACAAAACCTACTATAATGAGAATACCGAAACAGAAGTTGAATATTCAATATTTGAAGGGGCTTTATATGGAACACCTTCAGGGGCTCAAGAGTCGGGTAGTGTTAGTTTTAGTTTAGATAATAATATTGAGGCGAAACTGCGAACTGCTAATGATACAACTGGCTTGGAAGATATGAAAAAAGTAAAGATTTTGGAGAGTTTAAAATTCTCTACTTCTTATAATATGTTTGCCGATTCCTTAAATTGGTCTACAATTCGCATGACTGGTAGAACTTCGCTTTTTAATAAAAAACTCGATTTAAATTTTAATGGATCGATAGATCCATATAAAATAAATGAATATAATCAGAAAATTAATAAATTTGGACCTCGCTTAACAAACGCTTCTATCGATTTGGGCTTTAGTTTATCTTCAAAAGATTTAAATCCTAATACAAAAGGAAAAGGAGACGATGAGGAAAAGGAGCCAGCAAAATGGAGAGATCCTCGTTATGTCGATTTTGATATTCCTTGGTCTTTTTCAATTGATTATGGCTGGACTTATTCTAAACCAACATCTACCAAAACTATTAATCAAAATTTAGGACTTACTGGCCAGATTACTCTAACACCAAAATGGGCAGTTAGTTTTTCAACAGGATATGATTTTACAGATAAAGAAGTAACAGCAACACAATTTACAATTACTCGTGATTTGCATTGTTGGGAAATGCGATTTAATACCATTCCATTTGGAACCTATCAGTCGTATAATTTCATGATTAATGTGAAATCGTCGATATTACAGGATTTGAAATATGAAAAGAAACAATCTTGGCAAGATGTACAATTTTAG
- a CDS encoding aminodeoxychorismate/anthranilate synthase component II, with the protein MRIAIIDNYDSFTYNLVHIVEQFCSQVITMRNNKIDWQELKTCDKIIFSPGPGLPSETKTMNKILDKYAKQKAILGVCLGMQCIAEYYGGKIINLKEIIHGIPKATFVTDKNEDLFSGIPDSFESGRYHSWAVSHKNFPSCLKITATDESKLIMALRHNTFDVCGLQFHPESIMTPYGKEILKNWITS; encoded by the coding sequence ATGAGAATAGCGATTATAGACAATTACGATTCCTTTACCTACAATTTGGTTCATATTGTTGAACAGTTTTGCTCCCAGGTAATTACAATGCGCAATAATAAAATAGATTGGCAAGAACTAAAGACTTGTGACAAAATTATTTTCTCTCCGGGTCCGGGATTACCTTCGGAAACAAAAACTATGAATAAAATTCTAGATAAATATGCTAAACAAAAAGCTATTCTTGGAGTATGTTTAGGCATGCAATGCATTGCCGAATATTATGGTGGCAAAATAATAAATTTAAAAGAAATTATTCACGGCATTCCAAAAGCAACATTCGTAACAGATAAAAATGAAGATCTTTTTTCTGGTATTCCCGACTCATTCGAATCGGGCAGATACCATTCATGGGCCGTTTCACACAAGAATTTTCCTTCATGCCTAAAAATTACAGCCACCGATGAGAGTAAGCTAATTATGGCTCTGCGCCACAATACTTTTGATGTTTGCGGACTTCAGTTCCATCCCGAATCGATTATGACTCCCTACGGAAAAGAAATTTTAAAAAACTGGATAACCTCTTAA
- a CDS encoding RidA family protein — MKKCINSEKAPKAIGPYSQAVEANGTLYISGQLPVDVATGKFVEGGIKEQTEQVMKNIGYILEEAGYSYKDVVKSTCLLSDISNFVAMNEVYAEYYKEDCPARAAFAVKDLPLGALVEIETIAVK, encoded by the coding sequence ATGAAAAAGTGTATTAATTCAGAAAAAGCACCTAAGGCCATAGGTCCATATAGTCAGGCTGTAGAAGCAAACGGAACATTGTATATCTCAGGTCAGCTTCCTGTTGATGTTGCTACAGGAAAATTTGTTGAAGGTGGTATTAAGGAGCAAACCGAGCAGGTTATGAAAAATATTGGCTACATATTGGAAGAGGCTGGTTATAGTTATAAAGATGTAGTAAAATCGACTTGCTTGTTAAGTGATATTTCAAATTTTGTTGCTATGAACGAGGTTTATGCCGAGTATTATAAAGAAGATTGTCCTGCACGAGCAGCTTTTGCAGTTAAGGATTTGCCTCTTGGTGCTTTGGTTGAAATTGAAACTATTGCAGTAAAATAA